The Streptomyces sp. M92 nucleotide sequence GCATGGAGGGCAAGGACTATGTGATGCGGGACGGGGACGTGGTGGAGTTCCGCTTCAACGTCTGACGCTGTGTCAATACCTGTGCCCGATCCTCCTGTTGGTGGGTCGGGCACAGCTGTGTGTCCGCAGTGAGTCCCCGATCCCGCGATGCGGTGACAGCGTTTGGCGGGGCGGCGTGGCAGCGACGCGGTCTTAGACCTTGACGACCCCCGCGGAAGGGCCGCACAGGAGTGTCAGATCCTCGGGGTCGGAGGTGAGGACGGTGACCGGTTGGGGTGCGTTGCGGGCGATGGCGGCGAGAGCGGCATCGATGGCGTACTTGTGGCCGTGAAGGTGATGAGTGCGAAGGAGGACGGCGGCCCGGTCGGTGATCTCCTTGGTGACGTCGTGGACGTCGACGCGGGAGAGGACCCACTTGATGCGGGCCGGGTGAATGCGCTCGTAGTCGGCCTCAAGCGTGGTCATGGCGCTGGTGGCGACTCGGACGTTCTCCTCCGACGCCGCCTGGACCAGGGCCACCACCGTGCGGTCCTTGCGGTAGAGCTTCGAGAGTCCTTCGCTGTCGAGCAGGAGGGTACCGGGCATCAGGCGGCAGCCCCGCCGGCCTGCCGGTGGTCGTGGCGAAGCAGCGCCCGGGCGGCCTCGACCTCCTCGCGGGTGAGAGCTTCGTTGTCGGTCTCGAAGTCGGCGACGATCTCCCGCAGCTTGTC carries:
- a CDS encoding DNA-binding protein codes for the protein MPGTLLLDSEGLSKLYRKDRTVVALVQAASEENVRVATSAMTTLEADYERIHPARIKWVLSRVDVHDVTKEITDRAAVLLRTHHLHGHKYAIDAALAAIARNAPQPVTVLTSDPEDLTLLCGPSAGVVKV